The genomic stretch TCTTGAAGAACATCCCGGTAGCATTTATTTCCACACTGTACGGGCTTGTACTAAGTAATCTTGTTTTTTCCCCGATTGCAGAGAACATCAATTATTCTACCCGAGAAGAATTGCTCAACCAGAAGTTGGTATTGGAAGGGGTTATTGCCATTGGTAAGGAGCAGAATTCCTACAAACTTGAGCGGAAACTAGCATCATTCCTGAGCCCCAGTGAGCGAGCTGGTAAGACGGAAACGCTCCGTAGAATCACTCGAAAATATGTAGAAAAAAAGAAAGCACCTGTTGAGCCGGTCGATTTGGTCGACAAGGAGCCACAGATAAAGGCTCCAGATGCTGCCTAGTATCTAGTTTGATGAGAAAAAGGAGTCCTATGACTCCTTTTTTTTTTGATGATATATGCTATCGTTCCGCCCACGGAGGATGCGTAACGATGGTAAAAATATTGGCTGCGGATATAGGCGGAACTAACAGCCGGTTCGCAGTATTTGAAAGCACTGACGGAGAGTTGAAGATGGAAGATTCCATCTGGCTCCAAACACATGACGTCGAATCGTTTCCCCTGTTGCTTGAGCAGCTTTGGGATAGTGACTTCTCTGGGACTCCAGGCTCTTTTGACAGTATCACTCTGGCTGTTGCGGGAGCAGTCTCACACGAAAGGAAAAGTCGCTACCTCCCAAACATTCCATGGGAGATAGATTTGGATGAAGTCGATTTTGGTACATCCAATGCTGCCTTGATAAATGATTTCGCAGCGCAGGCGTATGCATGCAGAACTTCAGCCATTAATGATTCCCACACAATTCAGAAAGGGGAGGCAGAGCCAGACTCTGTTATTGCAGTAATCGGCGCTGGGACCGGTCTGGGGTATTCAGCTTTGTTGCCGAGCAAGTCGGAATGGACCGCTCTTGCATCAGAAGGCGGTCATATGGCTTTCCCGTTCAATGGGCAGGAAGAGTTCGCCTATGCAGAGTTCAACAGGCGGGAAAGTAAGCGGAACTGGCCCGAGGGCGACAGTGTTGTAACCGGCCTTGGGTTGCGGCTTCTTCATAAGTACCTGACGGGCAACGACCTTTCTCCCAAAGAAATCTCAGAGGTAGTAACCCCGGAAAGCGAGACCACCAAATGGTACGCTCGTTTTTATGGCAGAGCCTGTCGCGACTGGGCTTTATCCACCATGTGCTATGGGGGAATCTACATTGCCGGAGGAATTGCTTCAAAGAATAAACTGTTTGTCGATTCTCCGGATTTCCTTGCTGAATTTCATAATTCTCATGTCTATGAATCCTTTCTCCATACTGTTCCGGTGATATTGAATGTTAACGAGGAAAGTGGGCTGTATGGAGCAGCTTTT from Pseudodesulfovibrio profundus encodes the following:
- a CDS encoding glucokinase, producing MVKILAADIGGTNSRFAVFESTDGELKMEDSIWLQTHDVESFPLLLEQLWDSDFSGTPGSFDSITLAVAGAVSHERKSRYLPNIPWEIDLDEVDFGTSNAALINDFAAQAYACRTSAINDSHTIQKGEAEPDSVIAVIGAGTGLGYSALLPSKSEWTALASEGGHMAFPFNGQEEFAYAEFNRRESKRNWPEGDSVVTGLGLRLLHKYLTGNDLSPKEISEVVTPESETTKWYARFYGRACRDWALSTMCYGGIYIAGGIASKNKLFVDSPDFLAEFHNSHVYESFLHTVPVILNVNEESGLYGAAFYASQLRKSR